From one Caldithrix abyssi DSM 13497 genomic stretch:
- a CDS encoding PAS domain S-box protein, with amino-acid sequence MVEFNALISERLKGYKELKKKIADLKEIGVKTFSEINQIFKEDKTKPLVIATDIEEIKRLAKHDHFQDLNAYYYLFVVFYDPSENLSDFIVRHSGNCEFYAFSLLERLPEILSAKIKHSKKIRERVDQDRFKLIVQNMPVMVDAFDNNNNFIFWNKECEKVTGYSASEMINNPKALEILYPDASYRETLLREYARRGNHFRNWEVKLTTKDGREKIIAWSNLSDIYEVPGWNSWAVGIDITLRHNIEKKLEESEFLLNSLLDVDEILQKRQTEEQICDQILLKIKEILPFKGSIVVFYDFERETAEIVAVKLKNQILYRSEKVIPLKSLINLEQVKSGKVVYLDDISIYKEKLFIINTILKLGLKSGFIVPLHFENRVVGSMSFLFEEPVVLEENREKLLKIIGKKLAFTLKQKRIVQELQEKIISLGNDRLYQMSELKKNEARLRAQFESLPLPTLIWQKQGNEFVLVDYNDMALASSFGRINEFLGKSSSAIYHFIPQLTELLEECYSNEISLETQLEINISGNQTGYLSIKLAYVAPDSIIMHIEDITEQKDIELRLKRSAEVIREQLKTIELYKEEISILRDHLLPIINGYCRSLWEKKELIENDTFFSYFSQIHKNLLNSLYFFNEYFATEVERIARQEVQVDDLIRKITQQLQSVISENKVQVLTHIENNVIHTDENLLLKTLEILFKLSIIHKHQDRNHLIRITSVADNNRSIIIFKDNSQGFSEREMNLIRKDVSFPANLENTSYLDVLILKKLAKMMDAEISIESIPEEGCQFSIIIK; translated from the coding sequence ATGGTAGAATTTAATGCTTTAATTTCTGAAAGATTAAAAGGATATAAGGAACTAAAAAAGAAAATCGCTGATTTGAAAGAAATTGGCGTAAAAACGTTTTCTGAAATTAATCAAATTTTTAAAGAAGATAAAACCAAACCATTGGTTATTGCCACCGATATAGAAGAAATAAAAAGACTCGCCAAACATGACCATTTTCAGGATTTAAACGCTTACTACTATTTATTCGTCGTGTTTTATGACCCCAGTGAAAATCTGAGCGACTTCATCGTGCGCCATTCTGGCAATTGTGAATTTTACGCTTTCTCGCTTTTAGAACGGTTGCCGGAAATTTTAAGCGCAAAAATAAAGCATTCTAAAAAGATACGAGAACGGGTTGACCAGGATCGGTTTAAGTTAATCGTGCAAAATATGCCGGTAATGGTCGATGCCTTTGATAATAATAACAACTTTATCTTCTGGAACAAAGAATGCGAGAAGGTGACCGGCTATTCGGCTTCGGAAATGATCAACAATCCCAAAGCGTTGGAAATTTTATATCCGGACGCCTCATACCGTGAGACATTACTCAGGGAATACGCACGGCGGGGAAATCACTTTCGTAATTGGGAAGTAAAGCTGACCACCAAAGACGGCAGAGAAAAAATCATTGCCTGGAGTAATCTGTCCGATATCTATGAAGTCCCCGGCTGGAATAGCTGGGCAGTTGGTATTGATATTACCTTAAGACATAATATTGAAAAGAAATTAGAAGAATCCGAATTTCTCTTAAATTCCTTACTGGATGTAGACGAGATTTTGCAGAAACGTCAAACAGAAGAACAAATTTGCGATCAAATATTACTTAAAATAAAAGAAATACTGCCGTTTAAAGGCAGTATTGTTGTCTTTTATGATTTTGAAAGAGAGACTGCCGAAATCGTTGCCGTGAAACTTAAAAATCAAATCCTTTACCGATCAGAAAAAGTCATCCCTCTAAAAAGTCTGATCAATCTTGAACAGGTAAAAAGCGGCAAGGTGGTTTATTTGGATGACATATCAATTTATAAAGAAAAACTATTCATTATTAACACCATTTTAAAACTGGGATTAAAATCCGGTTTTATTGTACCCCTCCATTTTGAAAACAGAGTGGTCGGTTCGATGAGCTTCCTTTTCGAAGAGCCCGTGGTTCTGGAGGAGAATAGGGAAAAGTTATTAAAAATCATTGGCAAAAAATTGGCTTTTACCCTGAAACAAAAGAGAATAGTTCAGGAACTGCAGGAAAAGATCATTAGCCTGGGAAACGATCGTCTGTACCAGATGAGCGAGCTCAAAAAAAACGAAGCGCGTTTAAGGGCTCAATTCGAAAGTTTGCCCCTGCCAACTCTGATCTGGCAAAAACAGGGTAATGAATTTGTTCTGGTTGATTATAATGACATGGCACTGGCTTCTTCTTTTGGGCGTATCAATGAGTTCCTGGGCAAAAGCAGTAGCGCCATTTATCACTTTATCCCTCAATTAACGGAACTGCTGGAAGAATGCTATTCGAATGAGATATCTCTGGAAACGCAACTGGAAATTAACATTTCTGGAAATCAAACCGGCTATTTGTCCATTAAATTAGCCTATGTTGCGCCTGATTCAATTATTATGCACATCGAGGACATTACCGAACAAAAAGATATTGAGCTTCGGTTAAAACGCTCCGCTGAAGTCATCAGAGAACAGCTAAAAACCATTGAACTGTACAAAGAAGAAATTTCAATTCTTCGGGACCATTTGCTCCCCATAATAAATGGCTATTGCCGTTCGTTGTGGGAGAAAAAAGAATTGATCGAAAACGACACCTTCTTTTCCTACTTTTCCCAAATTCATAAAAACTTATTGAATTCACTCTACTTTTTTAACGAATATTTTGCTACTGAGGTGGAAAGAATCGCCCGCCAGGAGGTGCAAGTAGATGATTTGATTCGCAAGATTACGCAACAGCTTCAATCAGTCATCAGCGAAAATAAAGTGCAGGTATTAACGCACATCGAGAACAACGTCATTCATACCGATGAGAATCTGCTGCTGAAGACGCTGGAAATTTTGTTTAAGCTAAGCATTATTCATAAACATCAAGACCGCAACCATCTCATCAGAATTACCTCCGTTGCGGATAACAATCGAAGCATAATTATCTTTAAGGATAACAGCCAGGGTTTTTCGGAAAGAGAAATGAATCTGATACGAAAGGACGTGAGTTTCCCCGCCAATCTGGAAAATACAAGCTATCTTGATGTTTTAATTCTGAAAAAACTGGCAAAAATGATGGACGCTGAAATATCGATTGAATCCATACCTGAGGAGGGATGTCAATTTTCAATCATCATTAAATGA